Below is a window of Corvus cornix cornix isolate S_Up_H32 chromosome 2, ASM73873v5, whole genome shotgun sequence DNA.
TGAGGGAACACGAGGTGGGGGCAGTGGGGATGGGTCCTCCCGCGGTGCCTCACCTGCGCAGGCATCCGGCggcagctccctctgctccagctcccgcTGCTCGGGGACACAGGGTCCATCCCCGCGCTCACTGCGGGGCTGCGCCTCGCTCCTGGAGAGGGCCCCATCTGCAGGGGACACAGGCTGATGTCACCAGGGCCAGTCACCCAGGCCTGGGGGGACACACTGGGGACACACCAGGCTGCCAGGCCCTGGTATCCCTCCTGGCAGAGAACGCGCCTAAATCCCACGGCAGCTCCATGCTGGAGGTCCCTGTAGTGTGGACACTCAGTTCCTGGGTTCTGGGGGACAAGGACCCTCTCCAGCCCCCTGGGCAGCACCGTGGCAGCACTGGCATGGCACGGCGTGTCACCCTGTCCCCACGAGCCATGGAGCGTTCCCTCTGGAATGGTGGTCCCAGGACACAGCGAGTGCCACCACCAACCACTGGCAGGGGGACCAGGGCACCCTCTGGGGAGATGCAGCCATCGCTGCCTCCTGccaggaaatgggaaaagggaCATTTACCCAGGGATAGCAAAGCCTCATAGTTCTCCTTCACCAAGTTGTTGTACAGCTCCTTCTGCCACTCCTCCAGGTTCTTCCACTCCTCCGCTGAGAAGTAGACGGCGATGTCAACAAATGTCACTGGCACCTGTGGGGACAAGACCCCCCGGCTCAGTGGTGCCCACTCCTCAGGGAAACTGAGGGTCCCCCCACTGTCCTGGCAGCCCCCTGGGACCCTCTACCTTGGGGACCTCGCCCCGGGGGCCAGGGGGCAGCCGCAGCACCCAGAAGTTCCTGTTCTTCAGGAGGTTCTCCACGTTCTCCAGGCGCCGCTGGAGCAGCCCGTACTCCTGGATGAGGGTGCCCAGCACGGCCCACTTGCTCTCCATCTGGTTCCCAAATTCCATGGCCGTCTTCTCGCAGTCCAGGAGCTTCTTCTCGGCCGTGCCGGAGCGGccctccaggctgagcaggcgggtggccagcaggtcaaTCTTCCTCTCCATGGCCTGCACCGTGGCCACCACGGTCCAGAGCGAGGCCTCGGCAGAGTGCAGCTGCGCCTCCCGCACGTGCGCCCGCTCCGGCAGCAGCGGCGGCTGCAGCGGCATCAGGTGAGGGGCTTCCATGTTCCACTCCTGCACCTGGGCCACGGGGAGGGCACGAGTGGGAGGAGGCCCACGGTGACCCCCTGGAGCCTCTGTTCCCCAGTTCCAGGGCTTTtggccaccagcagccccagaaCTGCAGGGGACCCCTGAGTTTGATGCCCATCAGTCTGAGGGGACAGTGATTGACAGTCCACGGTGGCTGTGGGGGCAGTGCCCATCACTGTCCCCATGGAACACCAGCCTCAGCAGGTCACCATGGTGACCCCCTCCCAACTTGTCACCCCAATCCCTTGGGAGCCATTCCTGGGCCTGCCCAGGCTGGAATCCACTCAGGAGGAGGATGGGTTTgggtgggcagggagcagccagggcaaCTGTGGACCAGGGGTGTCCAGGGACACCTTGGGGACGGACAGGGACATGCCAGGACAGAGGTGCCTGGGGCATCCCCGAGCTGAAGCCGGCTCAGAGCATCCCGGGGCACCCCGGGGCATCCCGGGGGCACGGGGATATCCCGGGGCAGAGGTGCCTGGGGACACGCTGGGAACACACGGCCATCCCGGGTCAGCGGGACCCGGGGCATCCCGGGAGCGCTGGGGCCATGGCGGGTCGGGTCCCTGGGGACATCCCGGGGCATCCCGAGGGCACGTGGACATCCCGGGTCAGCGGTGCCCGGCACATCCCGGGGACTCACGGACATCCCGGGGCAGGGGTGCTCAGCCACATCCCGGGGCACCGGGGCCACCGCGGCTCTGGTCTCCGGAGGTGGCGGGGGCCCCGCGGGCTGGGAGTGCCGGAGGGTcccggccggggccgcgggccgggccgggcggcggcgggagcgggagcgggagcggggcgggcggggcggctcCGCCTGCGGCCGGTGCTCGGTGCCGGTGCTCGGTGCCGGTGCTCGGTGCCGGTGCCCGGTGCCGGTGCCCCGGGCCGCGCTTACCTGGGCGGGCGCCCACTCGGCCATGGCCCCGCGGAGCTGGGCCGGGCCCCGgcggccggggctggggctggggccgggcggcggcggcggcgagcgcggagcggggccgggccgggagcggggccggggccgggagcggggccggggccgctgTCGGTGCCTGCGCacgggccgggccccgccgccccgccgaGCAGCCACGGGCAGCCGGGGAATCGCATCCGCCTCCTCCGGGCTGGGCGGCagcgggcggggagcggcgggagcgcggaGCACTGCCGCCTACCGGCACCGGCAGCGGCTCCGCCACCGGCGCGGCCCCGGTGCCGCCACCGCCTgccgggagcggccccgccaccggcaccggcacccACACCGGCTCTGCCACCGGCACCGGCACTGCCACGGTCCGCTGGCACCGGCAGTGGCTCCACCACGGCCGCGGGTACCGGCAGTGGCACCCTCAGTGGCACCGGTGCACCGGCACCGGCACTGCCACGTCCACCCCTAGCACCGAGACCCCGGCAGCAGCCGCGGCACTGGCACCACCATGGGAATTGGTATCGGCTCGGTGCCCAGCACCGGTCTCTGCAGCGACATCAGCACCGATGGTGGCACGAGCATAAGTGACATTGGCACTGGCGCTGGCACCAGCGCGGGCATCAGTGCTGGCACGGGCACCGGTGTCAGCACCGGCATTGGCATCAGCACCGGCACCAGCACCGGCACCGAGGCCCGGCACCCGCATCACCCCCAGTGCTGGCACCGGCGCTGGGGTCACCACCAGCCCCGCTATCACCACCAAGCCCTGGCTCCAGGATCAGCACCAGCTCCGAGCCCTGGGGGTGCCCAGAGCCCAAAGCCCCCGGGGTACCCCGCACCACGTCCGTGCCACAGCCAGGGCcgcagctctgctgtgctgggacaccCCTTCCCCCCGGGGCACGCCTGCTGGCACCGAGGGCCATGAGCCGTGGGGGCGAGGACATGACCACCTACACCAGGACCCCCGTCCTGGCCAGAAGACCCTCGTGGGGGAACATTCTGGGTTTGGCACCAGCCCGTGTGCTCATCCCAACCCTGGAACCCTTCACTCTAacagtgccaggggctggggctcGTGCCAGGGGGAATGTTCTGGTCCCACTTTCCTGGGATTATCCCCGGAAAAACTCCTCCGGTGCCTCGGAGCTCCAGGATCCAATGGATGGACCACGGCGGGGGCTCCCCTGGGCTGGACACGGACTGGGATGACCCCAGCCCCgggggaagggagggcagtGGGACAAGAAGGGTTAACGGGCTGAGCAGCATCACGGGAGCCCGAGCAGCCATTTCCCTCCAGGATGTCATCGCTCCCtggcccctgcagcccagctgggacaCGCAAGCCCCCCAGGCCCTGCCCCATGGCCGAGCCTTTTTCATGGAGACATTTTCtccaatatccaatctaaatctgAGTCCATTTCCAATTTTCCCacccctgttccctgggagcagagcccggctgccccctcctgtcagggagttgtgcagagccacaaggtccccccggagcctcctttgctccaggctgagcccctttcccagctccctcagccactgaGGTCTCATCTCAGCCATGGATTCACCCACTGCCAGCTCAGACAGGGTTTGCTTGGTTTATTCCCAACGTTTTCCCAACATCTCTTACCATGCACGTGGTATTTCCCTGGGAATGTCAGGTCCTCCTGGGAGAAGCTTTGATCCCCCAGGACAGCACCTGCTGAGGATCCTGCTCTTTGTGGCAGTGGGAGTTAAAGCTGggtctggcacagcagctctgcccctcagGAGTGAGGGGTGCCGgggcctggagcatcccatGGGATCCAGCGGTCAGGAGACAGAGGAACCATCCTCTCTGTGGGAATGGAGTTGCATCCCAGTCCAGGAGGACACATTCCCTCCTGCTGGGGCTCTCCAAGGGCTGGGAGCAGTGCAGGATGTCCAGGCTGTGAAACCACATCCCACATTGGAGCATCCCAACCTGGAGAggcactggggacagggcatggagggacaggacacagggaatggcttcccactgccagagggcacGGAtgggtgggatattgggaaggaattcctgacTGTGAAGGTGGGAATGGGCTGGGatagaattcccagagcagctgtggctgcccctggatccctggcagtgcccaaggccaggctggacattggggctgggagcagcctgggacagtgggaggtgtccctgcccatggcagggggtttggaatgggatgatccttaacatcccttccaatccaagccaGCCTGGGATTCCATgaggaataaaagcaaagccaaCCCCAGGACTTCACTTATGAGAAGGAAACAATGAGAAGCCCATGGCAAAAGGTTTTTGGGACATTATTCCTGTACTTGGGATGGGCAGGATGCTTTAGGGCCAAGTGTATTTTCCCAAtcctgctcagagctcctggaactccagcacagcaccagctggttctctcctgctcctcagggGCTGCTGCACCCGGAGACTTCCTTCCAGCTGGAGCCTGTGACTGAGGACACCCCTCCAACTGGAGGCAACACATTTTCCCTCTTGGCACTCAACTGGAATAatcaaaaatgctgaaaaccaCCAGCACGTggggagaaaacacaaaatctgcATGTGCTGCCTCCACAggccctccctcctctcctctcaccTTCTCCCCGCTGCATTTCCACTCCCCAGAGGAACATCACCGgcacactgcacacacaggaaGAATAGatccatgggtttttttccccagaatttcAGACACCAAAGCAGCATCTCGCCCCACAGGAAATAGATGGGGGTCAGTACAGAAATAGAACCCAAAAATAGAGTTTGTTCTGCAGGTACAGTCAtgggagagcagctgaaggGGGGAAATAAAGCCCGGAATCGGTTGCGTCAAACATCAATTACCAGGGGACAATCCCATTCCCAATTCTCCACTTTTCATCCCTGAAAACTTCCTGGGTTTCTCTGTGCTACTCTGGATGTTCTCCAGCATGTTGGTGCTGTTGGTGCaccaggtttttttaatgcccCTTCTTGGTACAGCCAACGCTGCTCTATCCAACTCCTGGATGCTGGATGGAGCATGGTAAGAATGACAGGAATTATCCAGCCACTAATTAAAATCAGCTCCTAATCAACGACCATTAGCCCAGCACCAAATCCAATCAGGACTTGACTCAGTTTAGGACAACTGCCTTATCCCAAAGCTTCCCTCTAATCCACACAGGACCATAAACCCCCacctctgcacagagcagggattttGACAGCTGGAAAGATCTACCCCGGGAAGGCTTTTGGCACGCGGATGATGTGGAAATGCGTCCTGAGGTGGCTGTTGAGGGTGGGCTTCGCCAGGAACCTGCGGCCGCACTCGGCGCAGGCGTGGGGCCGCTGCCCGCTGTGGGTGCGCTGGTGCCGCAGCAGGTACGCGTGGCGGGCAAAGCTCTTCCCGCACTGCGTGCAGATGAACCACGGCACCGCCGCCTCCTCGGGCCGGCCCTGGTGGCACAGCAGGAACCGCCGGAACTCGTCCAGCTCCCGCCCCGCCAGGACGCTGTTACCGCTCCTCATTGCCACGGGCTTTGCCGGCTTTGCCGCTGGGTCGTGGCCGCTCCCCGACGCTTCCCCCTGCTCCGAGCTGTGGCAGTGCGGGGCTTGGGATGCTCCCAAGGGTGATCCGTGCAGCTGGGTGCCTCCTGCATCCTGCAGGTGGGAGCTGAGCGTGGCACCATCGTGGCCTGGAACAAGGAGATTCCAAACGTGTCCTGTGTCTGATGTAACAGAACACAAACCTCCAAAGAACAATTCCGGATTCACTGCATCCGGACAGAACCCCCAAGTtttctgggtaaaaaaaaagcagggatgAGCTGGGATCCCCCCTCCCTCCAATCCTACCAAGCTCAAGATGCTGCCAGTGAATTCCCACAcacctgtgctggggctggcaggaatTTTCCTTCCCACCAAATCCTGCGGCTCCTTGACCTGCACCACTCCTCCTGCCGGGACGTGGCTTTTGGGAACAGCATGGTCTGAACAAGGAACAGAAGGAACATGGGAATGATGGTTGTTAATATTTCCCTCTGATGGTTTTCCAGCAAATCCCTGCATCACCCACTCTCTAAAGAGCATCTCTGTTATTCCAGGAAAAGATCCAACGAGGAGAGAACAGCAAACGCAGCTGCCCCGGTGTCTAAAAGGATGGCTGGGAGGCAGGTGAACTGGATTTGTGTCCCAACTTTtacaaaatattccagaaattACACCCAGAAgattgaaaattaaatgctgGAAAGTGGAAGGTCTGGGATTTGAGCCTTAACCCCAAATTCAGCCGCCTGGTGCTGGGTTTTATGGCTCAGTCCTGTCTTTTCCCCAGCTAATTCCCCTTGTGCAATGCCCCCAGTTTCAGCAGTAGGTTCTTCTAGGAACCAATGCAAGGAATTACCTGAATGCTGAGGAGCCAGGGAGGGCTCACAgattcagatttaaaatatcAGTAACTACAAGCAAACTATAGTTGGGCATTTAAAGCTAATTAATGAGATCCCTTCCTTTTCTGGGCATCACTCGAGTAATTCAACTATTTCTGCATCAAAATAGTTCAATTCTCTTCATTGAACCCTGAAGCCAAACATACATCAGGGTCTGGGGATGAGGAAAACACAACTTCACTGTAATTAATGAGGGTACAGGATTAATGATCCCGTGtgccactgcagctcctggatcCCAACCTTTTCCACTCCTTGTTCCTTGTTTCTGTTGGCAGGTGCATTCCCTGGGATCCTAAACTCTCCTACAACCTCTTAAAGGAAAATTGTGGAGCTTCTTGTCCCTCACAAAGATTCACAAGCACTTAAAGATGAATTGTCTAAAAATCCAGGGATTTGAGGAGAGACAAGAGCCAGGCCAGACCCAGCACGTGT
It encodes the following:
- the ZNF589 gene encoding zinc finger protein 589; translated protein: MVYCAALNCQNGTNGAYKNSSVTFYGFPLQNEPLLRQWIQNMGRDMETPSKYQRLCSEHFEESSFETDPLKSHKSRRLLKEAVPNKFILGEDGSWLVGTPQGFCGVGRNKTRKRIWNPKRWRAPGMFPQWPRLEDWQNEFYKQLLKEKYGSLITLGRDHAVPKSHVPAGGVVQVKEPQDLVGRKIPASPSTGHDGATLSSHLQDAGGTQLHGSPLGASQAPHCHSSEQGEASGSGHDPAAKPAKPVAMRSGNSVLAGRELDEFRRFLLCHQGRPEEAAVPWFICTQCGKSFARHAYLLRHQRTHSGQRPHACAECGRRFLAKPTLNSHLRTHFHIIRVPKAFPG
- the LOC120409710 gene encoding LOW QUALITY PROTEIN: zinc finger protein 282-like (The sequence of the model RefSeq protein was modified relative to this genomic sequence to represent the inferred CDS: deleted 4 bases in 2 codons), whose protein sequence is MRVPGLGAGAGAGADANAGADTGARASTDARAGASASANVTYARATIGADVAAETGCHCRYPRPWWSHCRCQRTVAVPVPVAEPVWVPVPVAGPLPAGGGGTGAAPVAEPLPVPVGGSAPRSRRSPPARPARRRRMRFPGCPWLLGGAAGPGPCAGTDSGPGPAPGPGPAPGPAAPRSPPPPPGPSPSPGRRGPAQLRGAMAEWAPAQVQEWNMEAPHLMPLQPPLLPERAHVREAQLHSAEASLWTVVATVQAMERKIDLLATRLLSLEGRSGTAEKKLLDCEKTAMEFGNQMESKWAVLGTLIQEYGLLQRRLENVENLLKNRNFWVLRLPPGPRGEVPKVPVTFVDIAVYFSAEEWKNLEEWQKELYNNLVKENYEALLSLDGALSRSEAQPRSERGDGPCVPEQRELEQRELPPDACAESLISTSDILSRIKQEVAFVGEQQFPEERGMPPDPCAGADRP